A single genomic interval of Phycisphaerae bacterium harbors:
- a CDS encoding cob(I)yrinic acid a,c-diamide adenosyltransferase: MPQGYVHVYTGNGKGKTTAALGLALRAVGAGHRVFIAQFAKGMDSSESRAFARLSDRVVLRQFGLPHFVRGQATPADVTIASLGLREVESAVHGGEYDMVVLDEANVAVKLGLLPLDWLLQLIVEKPEPLELVITGQAAHPRLIEIADLVTEMREVKHYFRRGVLARIGVDM; encoded by the coding sequence ATGCCACAAGGCTACGTTCACGTATATACCGGCAACGGGAAAGGCAAGACCACTGCCGCCCTGGGCTTGGCGCTCAGAGCCGTTGGTGCCGGCCATCGGGTGTTTATCGCCCAGTTCGCCAAGGGCATGGACAGTAGTGAGTCGCGCGCTTTCGCACGCTTGTCCGATCGGGTGGTGCTGAGGCAGTTCGGACTTCCGCACTTCGTTCGGGGACAAGCGACGCCGGCGGACGTGACGATAGCCTCACTCGGTCTGCGTGAGGTGGAATCCGCGGTTCACGGCGGCGAGTACGACATGGTCGTTCTGGACGAGGCGAACGTTGCCGTGAAGCTTGGTCTTCTCCCATTGGACTGGCTGCTCCAGTTGATCGTTGAGAAACCCGAACCGTTGGAGCTGGTCATCACGGGTCAGGCGGCTCATCCGCGACTCATTGAAATCGCCGATCTGGTCACCGAAATGCGCGAGGTCAAGCACTATTTCCGCCGCGGCGTCTTGGCCCGAATCGGCGTCGACATGTGA
- a CDS encoding DUF1559 domain-containing protein, protein MNGRQRERRGFTLIEVLVVAALIAMLLAILLPSLGRARHLARSVQCLSNLHQMGVAAHSYATTHGRFPPYLYGSPDGSVSYGWDLRVHYRWEGGQRKATVKPGLLWQGKTIDEINQCPSYQGGDNWVDYSHTGYNYNSSYVGYCEYYAEVLEWPPVPTGKLVVKENPARPEDIRRSAGCTLFGDGEYVAGANKFMRSPFKGRDGSFSGRSAGTQGYRHLKRTNVVFADGHAESWIKRFADTYAFDQPNVRPHGDVPTGFLSADNGLYDLD, encoded by the coding sequence ATGAACGGCCGTCAGCGTGAGCGACGCGGATTCACCCTGATTGAGGTGCTCGTCGTGGCGGCGCTCATCGCGATGCTTCTGGCGATTCTGCTGCCCTCGTTGGGCCGAGCCAGGCATCTCGCTCGCAGCGTACAGTGCCTGAGCAACCTGCACCAGATGGGCGTCGCGGCGCATTCCTACGCCACCACGCACGGACGATTTCCGCCGTATCTCTACGGCAGTCCCGACGGATCGGTTTCGTATGGTTGGGACTTGCGGGTCCACTACCGATGGGAAGGCGGGCAGCGCAAGGCCACGGTCAAGCCGGGCCTTCTCTGGCAGGGCAAGACGATCGACGAGATCAATCAGTGTCCCAGCTATCAGGGCGGTGACAACTGGGTGGACTACTCCCATACGGGCTACAACTACAACAGCAGCTACGTGGGGTATTGCGAATACTACGCGGAGGTCTTGGAATGGCCGCCCGTCCCAACCGGCAAGCTCGTCGTCAAAGAGAACCCGGCTCGTCCCGAAGACATCCGACGATCGGCCGGCTGCACCTTGTTCGGCGATGGCGAGTACGTCGCCGGGGCCAACAAATTCATGCGGTCGCCGTTCAAGGGCCGCGACGGCTCGTTTTCGGGCAGATCGGCCGGCACCCAGGGATATCGCCACCTGAAACGCACGAACGTGGTGTTTGCCGATGGCCATGCCGAGTCGTGGATCAAGCGTTTTGCCGACACCTATGCGTTCGACCAGCCCAACGTGCGGCCGCATGGGGATGTCCCAACCGGGTTTCTGTCGGCCGACAACGGCCTATATGACTTGGACTGA
- a CDS encoding uroporphyrinogen decarboxylase family protein, with the protein MTRREIVERAITFSKPPRLPMKFDVVGVNDCYDVWTHDPTGWTWAFKERAADEWGCVWERTEVSNTGQVVGHPLQDWSRLADYQWPDPDDPRRYRDFQEQLAGADDRFVMFCFGNGIFERLHMIHGMTETLIDFYEEPDKIHEVIERILDHHLRVFRNCARIASGRMHAAAMADDWGMQDRAFISTELFRQFFKPRYKRWFDEIKAAGMHPWMHSCGHVNELIEELIDCGLEVINLQQPNTVGIEDIGRRYRGRICFESIVDTQSTLPRGSYEEIRAQAHRLVDEWGTPDGGFIASDYNDAEAIGVTTDRRRVMFAAFAEKGGYPNYQQILEQTREALVGHSWGREASA; encoded by the coding sequence ATGACCAGACGCGAGATTGTTGAACGGGCGATCACGTTCTCGAAGCCCCCACGCCTGCCGATGAAGTTCGACGTGGTGGGGGTCAACGATTGTTATGACGTATGGACGCACGACCCGACCGGCTGGACCTGGGCCTTCAAGGAGCGCGCGGCAGACGAATGGGGTTGCGTGTGGGAACGCACGGAGGTCTCGAACACCGGCCAGGTCGTCGGTCATCCGCTGCAGGACTGGTCGCGTCTGGCAGACTATCAATGGCCCGACCCCGACGATCCCCGCCGATACCGCGATTTCCAGGAGCAGCTCGCAGGTGCCGACGACCGTTTCGTCATGTTCTGTTTCGGCAACGGCATCTTTGAACGCCTGCACATGATTCACGGCATGACCGAAACGCTCATCGACTTCTATGAGGAGCCGGATAAGATCCACGAAGTGATCGAGCGGATCCTCGATCACCACCTCCGGGTTTTCCGCAACTGCGCGCGCATCGCCAGCGGCCGGATGCACGCGGCGGCGATGGCCGATGACTGGGGCATGCAGGATCGGGCCTTCATCAGCACGGAACTCTTTCGACAATTCTTCAAACCTCGATACAAGCGATGGTTCGACGAGATCAAGGCGGCCGGCATGCATCCCTGGATGCACTCGTGCGGGCACGTCAACGAACTGATCGAGGAGCTGATCGACTGTGGCCTGGAGGTCATCAATCTTCAGCAGCCCAACACGGTTGGGATCGAAGACATCGGCCGGCGATATCGGGGACGAATCTGCTTCGAGTCGATCGTGGATACCCAGTCCACCTTGCCCCGCGGTAGTTACGAGGAAATCCGCGCTCAAGCGCATCGCCTGGTGGACGAGTGGGGAACGCCCGACGGCGGCTTCATTGCCAGCGACTATAACGATGCCGAGGCCATCGGCGTCACCACGGACCGCCGCCGGGTGATGTTCGCCGCATTTGCCGAGAAGGGCGGCTATCCCAATTACCAGCAGATCCTTGAGCAGACCCGCGAGGCCCTTGTGGGCCATTCCTGGGGCCGCGAGGCATCCGCGTAA
- a CDS encoding uroporphyrinogen decarboxylase family protein: protein MTHKERVARTLARKQPDRVPIYDKFWFEVEREYREQLGCPFVFHPERSAFDWGAVSPETQATTLWELFDMDITEVAWPDFRLRFIEPEILEETDEWILLRDGNWAELRWWKHKMGTPEHVRFGIDTPDKWAEVKGLLTPSRNRVRWNEFWPLYQRARKAERFVCYGVADPFENLKDVVGHEIMLLSMIERPEWVHDLFETYTDLHIKMLEIVEAEGMVCDGAFVYGDMAYRNGPFMSPAHYREFVQPCHKRLFDEFRKRGMPIIFHTDGDVRVVIDDLIDSGIDALNPLEAKANMDVRELAPKYGRRLGFCGNIDVTVLMSNDRDRIREEVRSKLAAAMPYCGYIYHSDHSIPPGVTLETYQALLAEVREAGRYE, encoded by the coding sequence ATGACTCACAAAGAACGCGTTGCCCGAACCCTCGCCCGCAAGCAGCCCGACCGCGTCCCCATTTACGACAAGTTCTGGTTCGAGGTCGAACGTGAGTACCGCGAACAATTGGGGTGCCCCTTCGTGTTCCATCCCGAGCGATCGGCATTCGACTGGGGGGCGGTTTCGCCCGAGACTCAGGCCACCACCCTTTGGGAGCTGTTCGACATGGACATTACCGAAGTCGCGTGGCCCGACTTCCGCCTGCGGTTCATCGAACCGGAGATCCTCGAAGAGACCGACGAGTGGATCCTCCTGCGCGACGGTAACTGGGCCGAACTGCGGTGGTGGAAACACAAGATGGGCACGCCCGAGCACGTCCGCTTCGGGATCGACACCCCCGATAAATGGGCCGAGGTTAAGGGCCTCCTGACGCCCTCGCGAAACCGGGTGCGATGGAATGAGTTCTGGCCGTTGTACCAGCGGGCCCGCAAGGCCGAACGATTCGTCTGCTACGGTGTGGCCGACCCGTTTGAGAACCTCAAGGACGTGGTCGGCCATGAGATCATGCTGCTCTCGATGATCGAGCGCCCCGAATGGGTGCACGATCTTTTCGAGACCTACACGGACCTGCATATCAAAATGCTTGAAATCGTCGAGGCCGAGGGCATGGTCTGCGACGGTGCCTTCGTCTACGGTGATATGGCCTATCGCAACGGGCCGTTCATGAGTCCCGCGCACTACCGCGAGTTCGTCCAGCCGTGCCACAAACGGCTGTTCGATGAGTTCCGCAAGCGAGGAATGCCAATCATCTTTCACACGGACGGCGACGTGCGGGTGGTCATCGACGATCTGATCGACTCCGGCATCGACGCCTTGAACCCCTTGGAGGCCAAGGCGAACATGGATGTTCGCGAGTTGGCGCCGAAGTACGGCCGGCGCCTCGGATTCTGCGGAAACATCGACGTCACCGTCCTGATGAGCAACGACCGCGACCGGATCCGCGAAGAGGTCCGCTCCAAGCTGGCCGCGGCAATGCCGTATTGCGGCTACATCTACCATTCCGACCACTCGATTCCGCCCGGTGTGACTCTGGAAACGTATCAGGCCCTGCTGGCCGAAGTCCGAGAGGCCGGACGGTACGAATAG
- a CDS encoding PEP-CTERM sorting domain-containing protein (PEP-CTERM proteins occur, often in large numbers, in the proteomes of bacteria that also encode an exosortase, a predicted intramembrane cysteine proteinase. The presence of a PEP-CTERM domain at a protein's C-terminus predicts cleavage within the sorting domain, followed by covalent anchoring to some some component of the (usually Gram-negative) cell surface. Many PEP-CTERM proteins exhibit an unusual sequence composition that includes large numbers of potential glycosylation sites. Expression of one such protein has been shown restore the ability of a bacterium to form floc, a type of biofilm.) produces the protein MYRRKLLITGMGLIAAAWGGPTLAGPYSGPADTAHGVDPAIPAGSPLFVEWADRILPLGAGTYFAPRGSTSISLTGYNSLGDLDAAQIAGGDSPGYLTVTFPTGIRDGAGHDFAVFENGFAYGSPNGLFAEFAYVEVSTNGVDFVRFDGISTNTAPVAGSGAFAGYDVSNVYNLAGKHAAGYGTPFDLAELINKPLVLSGQVDLNNIRFVKLVDIPGNGSFLDSLGNPILDNWLTTGTGGFDFRLPAGQGIGVINVAPEPASLALIGLTCALLTARRKSRRASLRLFAGVVLCMGLLKTGPVQAVTFDDIDYWIGKGSNRAGFIIDWNDGTSAESLVWGYRWDGTKKGEDMLRDIVAADARLFALVSGSGGYGAALYGMGYDLDNDGVFGVSPALSFDAGGMAMGSPNDSRVPTDTADHWKEGWMSAGYWSYWLSGSGDSPSWGFSGTGMSGRTLTNNCWDGWSWAPGFSGSAPSEPVPAQVPDPASSSLFLTGSLCVLRRR, from the coding sequence ATGTATCGTCGCAAGCTGTTGATTACAGGTATGGGGTTGATTGCCGCTGCCTGGGGCGGGCCGACCTTGGCAGGTCCTTACAGCGGGCCCGCCGACACCGCCCACGGGGTCGATCCTGCGATCCCCGCCGGCAGCCCGCTCTTCGTGGAGTGGGCCGACCGGATCCTTCCGCTGGGAGCAGGCACGTATTTTGCCCCGCGTGGGAGCACCAGCATTTCGCTCACCGGCTACAACAGCCTGGGCGATCTGGACGCCGCGCAGATCGCCGGTGGAGACTCGCCCGGCTATCTCACGGTGACCTTCCCGACGGGCATCCGCGACGGTGCCGGTCACGACTTCGCGGTGTTCGAGAACGGATTTGCGTACGGCTCGCCGAATGGGCTGTTCGCAGAGTTCGCCTATGTGGAGGTTTCCACCAACGGTGTTGATTTCGTTCGCTTCGACGGCATTTCAACCAACACGGCTCCGGTCGCGGGCTCTGGCGCGTTCGCCGGTTATGACGTGTCCAACGTATACAACTTGGCCGGTAAGCACGCCGCCGGATACGGCACACCTTTCGATCTCGCGGAACTGATCAACAAGCCGCTGGTACTCAGCGGCCAGGTCGATCTCAATAACATCCGGTTCGTGAAGCTCGTGGACATTCCTGGCAACGGTTCCTTCTTGGACAGCCTTGGCAATCCGATTCTCGATAACTGGCTGACCACAGGAACCGGCGGCTTCGATTTCCGATTGCCGGCCGGACAGGGGATAGGCGTCATCAATGTCGCGCCCGAGCCGGCGTCGTTGGCCCTCATCGGCTTGACTTGCGCATTGTTGACCGCGCGACGCAAATCTCGGCGAGCATCGCTGCGCTTGTTTGCGGGTGTCGTGTTGTGCATGGGATTGCTCAAGACCGGCCCCGTTCAGGCGGTCACGTTCGACGACATCGATTACTGGATCGGCAAGGGCAGTAATCGTGCCGGTTTCATCATCGACTGGAACGACGGCACGTCTGCGGAATCGCTGGTCTGGGGCTATCGCTGGGATGGCACGAAGAAGGGTGAGGACATGCTGCGGGACATTGTCGCGGCCGACGCTCGGCTGTTCGCGCTCGTCAGCGGATCGGGCGGCTACGGCGCCGCGCTCTATGGCATGGGCTACGACCTCGACAATGACGGCGTGTTCGGAGTCTCGCCTGCCTTGAGCTTCGACGCCGGCGGCATGGCGATGGGCAGTCCGAATGACTCGCGCGTGCCGACCGATACTGCCGACCACTGGAAGGAAGGCTGGATGAGCGCCGGCTACTGGAGCTACTGGCTCAGCGGTAGCGGGGACAGTCCGAGCTGGGGCTTCAGCGGTACGGGTATGTCAGGCCGAACACTGACCAACAACTGCTGGGATGGCTGGAGTTGGGCCCCCGGCTTCTCCGGAAGCGCACCATCTGAACCGGTCCCCGCACAGGTCCCCGATCCCGCCAGCTCATCACTGTTCCTGACTGGATCACTATGTGTCCTGCGTCGTAGATGA
- a CDS encoding metallophosphoesterase, translated as MKTVVRLPCRNLTSAYTGFVWFSVLLILQSGVGCTGPATQTDARRPFSIVMLPDTQIYSEKRPDLFFAQTNWIKLNRDKENIVFVTHVGDLVQNHGYEPSQWRVADEAMAVLDGVVPYGIAIGNHDYDSDEGARKGIATMYLRYFDPERRFKGRPWYGGASPNGLNSYQLFFGGGVDFVILHLELDAPDDALDWARGVLDRHPTRSAIITTHSYLRGDAGVGRQTQRECRKDGNSGEEMWQKLIRRSPQVFMVLCGHIGSVGEYHQISRNDAGADVLEMLADYQERENGGNGRLRLIRFVPADNEIQIRTYSPVLDQFETDAKSQFVVPWNRSPMPCCRSFTLHRTGRGCA; from the coding sequence ATGAAAACTGTCGTACGCTTGCCGTGCCGCAACCTGACATCCGCCTACACGGGGTTCGTTTGGTTCAGCGTACTGCTGATTCTGCAGTCAGGCGTCGGCTGCACGGGACCAGCAACCCAAACCGACGCCCGGCGTCCGTTCTCGATCGTGATGCTTCCGGACACGCAGATATACAGCGAGAAACGGCCGGATCTGTTTTTCGCCCAGACCAACTGGATCAAACTCAACCGCGACAAGGAGAACATCGTTTTCGTTACACACGTGGGCGATCTCGTCCAGAACCACGGCTACGAGCCCTCGCAGTGGAGGGTTGCCGACGAGGCCATGGCCGTCCTCGACGGGGTGGTTCCTTACGGCATCGCGATCGGCAACCACGACTATGACAGCGACGAAGGCGCCCGCAAGGGCATCGCGACGATGTATCTGCGCTATTTCGACCCCGAGCGGCGATTCAAGGGCCGGCCGTGGTACGGCGGCGCGTCGCCCAACGGCCTAAATTCGTACCAGCTTTTCTTCGGGGGCGGGGTCGACTTCGTCATCCTGCATCTTGAACTGGATGCGCCCGACGATGCCCTCGACTGGGCGCGGGGTGTTCTCGACCGGCATCCCACCCGGTCGGCGATCATCACCACGCACAGCTACCTGCGAGGCGACGCCGGGGTCGGTCGGCAGACGCAGCGAGAGTGTCGCAAGGATGGCAACTCGGGCGAGGAGATGTGGCAGAAGCTCATCCGCCGCAGCCCGCAAGTTTTCATGGTTCTCTGCGGCCACATTGGCAGTGTCGGGGAGTATCACCAGATCTCGCGAAACGACGCAGGTGCCGACGTGCTCGAAATGCTCGCCGACTACCAGGAGCGCGAGAACGGCGGCAACGGCCGGCTGCGGCTCATCCGTTTCGTGCCGGCCGACAACGAGATTCAGATTCGGACCTACTCGCCCGTGCTCGATCAATTCGAGACGGATGCCAAGAGCCAATTCGTGGTCCCCTGGAATAGGAGCCCGATGCCATGTTGCCGATCGTTCACGTTGCACCGCACTGGTCGTGGGTGTGCGTGA
- a CDS encoding catalase, giving the protein MNEKKLTNEVGAPVADNQNVLTAGPRGPMLLQDVWYLEKLAHFDREVIPERRMHAKGSGAYGTFTVTHDITRYTKAKIFSKVGKKTDVFVRFSTVAGERGAADAERDIRGFAIKFYTEEGNWDLVGNNTPVFFLRDPLKFPDLNHAVKRDPKTNLRSARNNWDFWTSLPEALHQVTITMSDRGIPYSYRHMNGYGSHTFSLINAKGERFWVKFHLKTRQGIKNLTDAEAEAIIGKCRESHQRDLFESIEKGDFPKWDMKIQVVPEQGAAKFPFNPFDLTKVWPHKDYPLIDVGVLELNKNPENYFAEVEQAAFNPASIVPGIGFSPDKMLQGRLFSYGDAQRYRLGVNYHLIPVNRARCPVQCFHRDGRMRVDGNYGGTLGYEPNSYGEWQEQPEFREPPLAIEGAADHWSHRQDDDDYYSQPGALFRLMSPQQQEALFGNTARAMGDAPREIKIRHIGNCLKADPAYGEGVAKALGIPLSEVPK; this is encoded by the coding sequence ATGAATGAAAAGAAACTGACCAACGAGGTCGGAGCGCCGGTTGCCGACAATCAAAACGTTCTGACCGCCGGGCCGCGCGGCCCGATGTTGTTGCAGGACGTCTGGTACCTGGAGAAGCTCGCTCACTTCGACCGCGAGGTTATTCCGGAGCGGCGGATGCACGCCAAGGGCTCGGGGGCTTATGGAACGTTCACCGTCACGCACGACATCACCCGCTACACCAAAGCCAAGATCTTCTCCAAGGTCGGCAAGAAGACCGACGTGTTCGTCCGGTTTTCCACGGTGGCCGGGGAGCGCGGGGCGGCGGATGCGGAGCGAGACATCCGCGGGTTCGCCATCAAGTTCTACACCGAGGAGGGCAACTGGGACCTGGTGGGCAACAACACGCCGGTCTTTTTCCTGCGAGATCCGCTGAAGTTTCCCGACCTCAACCATGCCGTGAAGCGCGATCCCAAGACCAATCTGCGCAGCGCCCGCAACAATTGGGACTTCTGGACGTCGCTGCCCGAGGCCCTGCACCAGGTCACGATTACGATGAGCGATCGGGGCATTCCGTATTCTTACCGCCACATGAACGGCTACGGCAGCCACACGTTCAGCCTCATCAACGCCAAGGGTGAGCGATTCTGGGTCAAGTTTCACCTGAAGACCCGGCAGGGAATCAAGAACCTCACCGACGCCGAGGCCGAGGCCATCATCGGCAAGTGCCGGGAAAGCCATCAGCGCGACCTGTTCGAGAGCATTGAGAAGGGCGATTTTCCCAAGTGGGACATGAAGATCCAGGTGGTCCCGGAGCAAGGCGCCGCCAAGTTCCCGTTCAATCCGTTCGATCTGACCAAGGTCTGGCCTCATAAGGATTATCCGCTCATCGACGTGGGCGTACTCGAGCTGAACAAGAACCCCGAGAACTACTTCGCCGAAGTTGAGCAGGCGGCGTTCAACCCGGCCAGCATCGTGCCCGGCATCGGCTTTTCGCCTGACAAGATGTTGCAGGGGCGGCTGTTCTCCTACGGTGATGCCCAGCGTTATCGCCTGGGTGTCAATTATCATCTGATCCCGGTCAACCGCGCGCGTTGCCCGGTCCAATGTTTCCATCGCGACGGCAGGATGCGGGTGGACGGCAACTACGGCGGCACTCTGGGCTACGAGCCCAACAGCTACGGCGAGTGGCAGGAGCAGCCGGAATTCCGCGAGCCGCCTCTGGCCATCGAGGGCGCGGCCGACCACTGGAGCCACCGCCAGGACGATGACGACTATTACTCCCAGCCCGGTGCCCTGTTCAGGCTGATGAGCCCCCAGCAACAGGAGGCTCTATTCGGCAATACGGCCCGGGCGATGGGCGATGCACCGCGGGAGATCAAGATCCGCCACATCGGGAACTGCCTGAAGGCCGACCCCGCCTACGGCGAGGGTGTTGCCAAAGCCCTGGGCATCCCGCTGAGCGAAGTGCCCAAGTAG
- a CDS encoding transcriptional repressor has translation MEDLIAILRRHGIHPTPQRLAVARVVLNRESHPSAEEAWAKVRKRCPTISRATVYNTLNLFVKKGLMRQQVLKEGLALFDAEVRPHHHFIDEQTGKVYDVPWEALRVTGAESLRRFTVREYQVVLRGRRQKK, from the coding sequence GTGGAGGATCTGATCGCCATTCTTCGTCGGCACGGCATTCACCCGACGCCGCAGCGTCTTGCGGTAGCTCGGGTCGTGCTCAACCGTGAAAGCCATCCTTCGGCCGAGGAGGCTTGGGCGAAGGTTCGCAAGCGATGTCCGACCATCTCCCGGGCCACGGTCTACAACACGTTGAACCTGTTCGTGAAAAAGGGATTAATGAGGCAGCAAGTGCTCAAGGAAGGATTGGCCCTGTTCGATGCCGAAGTCCGGCCTCATCACCACTTCATCGACGAGCAGACGGGCAAGGTCTACGACGTGCCCTGGGAGGCTCTTCGCGTGACGGGTGCGGAATCGCTTCGCCGGTTCACAGTTCGGGAGTATCAGGTCGTCCTTCGCGGCCGCAGGCAGAAGAAGTAA
- a CDS encoding trehalase family glycosidase: MAMIQHKPTGWNTWDFRGFNRLVFLREGRTDIVVQYAIWDEHVSPPSPDSKQIGHLYETFRWSDVRCLGPHAPMGLPARLEFMAGNVPYAAEATETGGTLRLTVTPLAETRHRIVFMLVAPFGESPAVTSRGSTFGRWRIDLEGATWPRRYFLNIAEPYAVAEPGQAASLIATPAKPMATSGGSFQAYEQEALAGTGALAEAPEAMMRAIYWNTLYDARRRLVSSPVSRDWCYDWRGVLVFCWDTFFVGAMLSYESRELSRANFEAVTAAVDELGMVPNYYMAHGAASLDRSMPPLGAYMIWKVEQAEPDPAWLRRIYPRLRKWHTYWMKNRDGNEDGLLEWGTNPTPTYEFPQLLPYNPSLQHTAKCAMYESGLDNSPMYDDVPFNESANTFELADVALNSYYAMDCEALASMAEALGKPKDAAAYRREYERMRRRINDRLWDEEHGIYANRHWDGRFSNRWSPTSFFPLIAGVADERQAERLVREHLLNEAEFWGRYVIPAIARNDPAFGDNDYWRGRIWGPFNLLVAEGLRRYRFDDVAADLARRGLEMFMYNWRKDGGVYENYNATTGEGGDVWNAARLYHWGGLMAYIAVQELIDVEATGFLRFGSVSFPSAGVRNVRIGTDRYEIRLDEGMKVTRNGEPFIECDSRMIVRIPLIAAPDQPIEVSAPAAGSLTLSTPQQLSRSCRINGRRTVHAERTAAGLVYRWPAAAS, encoded by the coding sequence ATGGCCATGATTCAACACAAGCCAACCGGATGGAACACCTGGGATTTTCGCGGCTTCAATCGGCTGGTTTTCCTGCGGGAGGGCCGGACGGACATTGTCGTTCAGTACGCGATTTGGGATGAGCACGTATCACCGCCGTCGCCGGACAGCAAGCAGATCGGGCACTTGTACGAGACTTTCCGATGGAGCGACGTGCGCTGCCTCGGTCCGCACGCTCCGATGGGTCTGCCGGCCCGGCTGGAATTCATGGCCGGCAACGTGCCCTATGCGGCTGAGGCAACCGAGACCGGCGGGACCCTGCGTTTGACGGTGACTCCTTTGGCCGAAACAAGGCACCGAATCGTTTTCATGCTCGTGGCGCCGTTCGGCGAGTCGCCGGCGGTCACTTCTCGCGGCAGCACGTTTGGCCGTTGGCGGATTGACCTGGAAGGCGCCACTTGGCCGCGGCGTTACTTCCTCAACATCGCCGAACCCTACGCGGTTGCCGAACCCGGCCAAGCAGCCAGCCTGATCGCCACCCCCGCCAAGCCGATGGCGACGTCGGGGGGATCCTTCCAGGCTTATGAACAGGAAGCCCTTGCCGGTACGGGAGCACTGGCCGAAGCCCCGGAGGCCATGATGCGAGCCATCTATTGGAACACCCTGTATGACGCACGGCGGCGTCTGGTGTCGTCTCCCGTCAGCCGCGACTGGTGTTATGACTGGCGCGGCGTGCTGGTGTTCTGCTGGGACACCTTCTTCGTGGGAGCGATGCTCTCGTATGAATCAAGGGAGCTGTCCCGCGCCAACTTTGAGGCTGTCACCGCGGCCGTGGATGAGCTGGGCATGGTCCCCAACTACTACATGGCCCATGGGGCTGCTTCGCTCGACCGCTCAATGCCGCCCTTGGGGGCCTACATGATCTGGAAGGTCGAGCAGGCCGAGCCCGATCCGGCGTGGCTCCGGCGCATCTATCCTCGGCTTCGCAAGTGGCATACCTACTGGATGAAGAACCGCGACGGCAACGAGGACGGCCTGCTGGAATGGGGCACGAACCCGACGCCGACATATGAATTCCCGCAACTGCTTCCGTACAACCCGTCGCTGCAACACACCGCCAAATGCGCGATGTACGAATCGGGTCTGGACAACTCCCCGATGTACGACGACGTTCCATTCAATGAGTCGGCGAACACGTTCGAATTGGCGGACGTGGCGTTGAACTCGTACTACGCGATGGACTGCGAGGCGCTGGCGTCGATGGCTGAGGCTCTGGGCAAGCCGAAGGATGCGGCCGCTTATCGTCGCGAATACGAAAGGATGCGTCGGCGCATCAACGATCGGTTGTGGGACGAGGAGCACGGCATCTACGCGAACCGGCATTGGGACGGGCGATTCTCAAACCGCTGGTCGCCGACGTCGTTCTTTCCGCTGATCGCGGGCGTGGCGGATGAGCGGCAGGCGGAGCGGCTGGTCCGCGAACATCTGCTCAACGAAGCGGAATTCTGGGGACGTTACGTCATTCCGGCCATCGCGCGGAATGACCCGGCCTTCGGCGACAACGACTACTGGCGAGGGCGGATATGGGGGCCCTTCAATCTCCTGGTCGCCGAGGGGCTGCGACGGTACCGCTTCGATGACGTTGCGGCCGATCTTGCCCGGCGTGGGCTGGAGATGTTCATGTACAACTGGCGCAAGGACGGCGGGGTGTACGAGAACTACAATGCGACGACCGGCGAGGGGGGCGACGTCTGGAACGCCGCCCGGCTTTATCACTGGGGCGGACTGATGGCCTACATCGCCGTCCAGGAGTTGATCGACGTGGAGGCCACCGGCTTTCTTCGTTTTGGCTCGGTGTCATTTCCCAGCGCGGGCGTCCGCAATGTCCGGATCGGCACCGACCGATACGAGATCCGGCTTGACGAAGGGATGAAAGTCACTCGCAATGGGGAGCCCTTTATCGAGTGCGACTCGCGAATGATCGTACGGATCCCTCTCATCGCCGCGCCCGACCAGCCGATCGAAGTCTCTGCGCCCGCCGCGGGCAGTTTGACCCTCTCGACACCCCAGCAGTTGTCGAGATCCTGTCGCATCAATGGCAGACGGACAGTCCATGCCGAGCGCACCGCCGCAGGTCTCGTTTACCGGTGGCCGGCGGCGGCATCGTAA